The window ATGGCGTACGGTGGACCTATATATTCTGGCTCATTAACATCAGATATGGGACAACCTGGTTGTACTTTGTATAgcttaatatatatttttataattggaaaatatattttttataaaataatatagaTATATCGGAAATATACATAGATCTGTAGATGAATCTGTATTGTTAACAATATTACATCAGTTTTTTCCTGGACATGTTATCCAATGTAAGATATTTCCTGATGTGGTATTTATATAATTTCTATGTGTTCAATGAATAATTTTCTATATAGAATAATAGCAAtgatttatattgttttatgaCATTTACAGATGTAAATGTTGCGACTTCAGCTTTATCAATATTAAATGGTAGAGATGTAATGGGGAAGGTATAATTAATATGTGCATATATAATATAGATAATAACTTTaatatttagaaattaaaaGTTAATTGGGCATCTGGAAATGCAAATCAAGCAAAACTACCACAAATAACAGGGAGTATATagctataaatatatacatacattttttattaaataatattaatttaatagcCACACATTCTATTTACATTGGTGATCTACCACACGAATGTGATGACAATATGCTTGCGCAAGCATTTAGACCATTTGGTGATGTGTTGTAATATAAgctttttgatttgatttgcagAATCATAAATAAATTGTATAGAAGTTCAAGAGTAGTACGAGATCCAGAAACTGGTCTTAGTAAGGGATTTGGATTTATAGTATATCGACATCAATATGTAAGTTAGTATATATCATTTGTGTATATTTAAGTTTATGTAGGAAGCTGAAGATGCTATACAAAAAATGCATGGTGGTACTATTAGTTCAAAAACTGTTAAAGTAAGTTGGGCAACAAGATCTAAAGCAAGTAAGATTCAGTTTGACATAGTTATCATTTCTGTATATATAAATAGCTGCTTCTGTACCACAACTAAATTATAATGATGTATATCAACAATCTAGTTCATCGAATACAACACTTTATGCTGGTAATCTTCCTGAAGGAATGACAggttaattattatttattattaattaaaattttatgattattattattaaaattttatgattatttattattaaaattttatgattattattaaaattttatgattattaattaaaatttttgtgattgttaattattatttatattttgtgatTGTTAATTATGattttgtgattattattaatgattcattttttGTTACAGAACaatttcttatttcattttttgaacCTTATGGTGCTGTTATTGAAACTAAAATATTTCCTGAtaaacattttgcatttgtcAAGTACTAATGTTTTTTGTgtattaaaattttaataattatttcagaATGGACTCTCATGAAGCAGCTGCAACTTCTATTGTCAAATGTAATGGACAACCTGTTGATGGATGTGTAATGAAAGTTTGGTGGTCTCGTGAAAATCCTACATTGCCAACCTCCATGGGTTCTACACTTTCAAATATCTCCTCTAATATCCATCAATCTAATCCATCCTATATTGGATCTAATATGCAAAATGCTTACAACATGCAACCTAACACAAATACCACAGCTGCACCTCCAGTTCAATCATATTACAACTATTATAGTTCTGCTTTAGCATCAAATCCACACCTACAACAGCAATATAGTGCATATGCTGCGCAATATTATTCAATGTATAATGCTAACGCAACTGCCGCTGCTTATGGATCGTATCCCTATGCAATATGCAACAACCTATTGCTCATAATCAACAAGTTAATCcaactactgctgctacttCTGCTTCTCATAATGGTACAGATGTTAACAGCaatcaaaataaacattagTATATATGGATATTTCATGAACAATCCTATTACCATGTACCCTATTTGgtaattattgttttaatggATATTGTTATctgatttttgctttttttctgctattATATTacaatttatttcttttttattatataaattttttatttcttattgtgTAATAACCTAAGGGTTGAagcaaaatggaaaattaaaaagGATGAAGCAGGATCCAACCTATGCcctaaaaaaatgtattttataattgttgatgattattaataattttacGAATTTAactattataaaatatttatgttaatTAAAATAAGTAAGAGTCTATGTTATAGAATTTAGtaatattttcagatttaagaTATTTGTTAATTTAAGTATACACATAATCGACAtgctttaaatgtattcatttaaaaaaatgaaggtATATAATCTTCATTTACAACAGCATATTctggctttttaaaatgtgaaaaacagtttTTCGGATTTAGTTATACTCCTTAAGTCGGCTAAAATCGTAATGCTCATCGTACGATTTTTAATCCCATTAGTTTATTAATGAGATTGGCGCTTTATTGTGAACCTTTTTTTAGTCATTCAGAGTATATTTCagttaattttattattataatcaaattaaaaataaagccGAGTGAAATTTATGATATAAGTACTGTTTTGATATACAACAACTAAGTTAATGGTAAATTTCGTGACTCCAAAAAGTACACCACTTTCGATTTATATCTTATTCTGATTTTATCACGATAAATTTTTTCGTTAATAAAAGATGTGAACTGCTTTAAATTTAATGCATCTTAAATACAtctgaatttttatttaatcttgtTTCGTGATAAATCGTTTACTTGTCTAATCACTTTAAACAAGCATTCTGGgagtatttcatttcattttacttttgtcCGCTATATCACTTTTTAAGTAAATTTAGAAGTAATGCTCTATTATATATCAAATACATTAAGTGAATAATGTGGATAGATAAAATTATTAAATGCGCATGCGAACTGGacttattgaattattttagtCTGAGTTGTGTAGAAAtatattaattacatttaaagcTATAAACTTCTGCATTAAATATATTGATttagtttaatattttattagtCGCACACAGCTGTTATATAACAGATTATTTTTGTATACGAGTAGAAAAAACCTTGACTAATActatttttaactatttttaataGTCCTTTTCAATATAGAAGTTCTAAAATATGTGAAATTACTTTCAAAATTAGGAAACCGACAACTTTGTTCGATACGGAATATTTAATTAGTTTTCCTTGCTGTTTCATATATATCTTTATTCGGAACCACGTTGTATTCATACATAGAATAATATGTGACGTGATCTTAATATGTGACGTGAtcttaatatttgaaatatacttaatatttgaaatatactTAATAATTTATGGGTTTGCATCATTCATGTTTAACATATACAATATTATGGAATTATTTGAAATAACGCATTTTACTGTcgtgaaatatttaaattatattataattttaacaaattatattataattttaacaaattatattataattttaacaaattaatattataattttaacaaattatattataattttaacTTTTATAAGCTTATcgtttatttttaatacatatataGTTCATCCAAGataaaacatttactgaaaattATAAAATACCATTTCTTCACAAATGCATATGAACTTTTGTTAACACGTCTTAATTTAAAATGAGCCGAAGAAAActaccattattattatataactgCTATTTTATAATATCTGTTAATAAAATTGATTagttagaataaaaaaatataactaaCAAGAAAGTATTTTCCCACACCTATTAATACACTATTTAATAAGTACATTTTTCCCTACTATTTAAGAACGATACCGCcttttgtgaaaatattcttCCAAATATTGCCTAGAAACCcttgttttaatctttaatctttaatattCTTGACTTGAGCCTACACCAGCAAGATCCGATGGTATTAGTATGGTGTCTATTTGAAACGTATTAAGCGGAGTGGATAGATGTATTTAATATCTCTCAGCTTATTGTATGCCGCCCATTCATCACTGTAAATGATGTCCCTTCAACTATTTCTCTTTTAATGATGCCTTACCAGTGattcagtgtttcctttttcCAACATTGAATTGACGAatttccttaaaaaaataatagcGTTTAACTCATCCATCGAGGAAAAAACGAGCCAAGGACCATCTACCCGATTCCgatatctttcttttttaaggAAGGGTCTAATTCTGATATTACTTACATATTCAATGAGATGAAGAAACTTCTGATAGATCTGAGTCGTCAAGTGCATACTCATTTTCGTTGAAAATCAATGCATAATCTAATTCATTCTAGATTTATctaattttgaaatgtttatatTACTCTCGTGTTCTATTTGTGGGTTGTCTTGAGATAGTAAAAGGAACTTACTATCAGGCGGAATTTTCGACTTTCAAGTATCTTCCCCTATTCTATTTTCGTTTTCCATGAAGAAAGGATCCATATATTTCAACAATATATCCATAGAAATGTTTCCTTGATTGACGCCAATGTAAAAATGGCGTACTGTGCCATATCAAAAATGTACACCAGCTTTATACAATtaaatttatcattttaattgtaaaaaatattttattgtccATTGGCCAATAAAATATGACtttattttatcacttttaCTGTAAGACGTTGTTAGATTAGATTGGCCATGGAagaatgtattctttatatataatTGAGAATTTTTTACAACTAAAGCTCTcatgaaaataacagaaatactTTTTACATGCATGCCTGTAATTAAATTTAGTATTATTTCTATCATTATAGCTTTTTTAATAAATGGGTCTTCCTAAATTACTTTTCTTGTTTAAAACTTAACTATATTGAATTTCCTACAATTGAAGGATCGCTGGGGCTGTTATTTGGTAGTTTCATTTTAAGAGATATCCGAATAATTTTTCATAATTGTTTAAGCGGAGACAAAATGATCGTCACTCTTAATGTTTACCATTTTCAATAACTTCGTGAATTAAAATTTGATGAAGAATAAAAATTCTTGTAACTACAGTATAATAACAAATAGATTAAATTATTGTGTGAATACAAGCCAGGGTTTTCTACATATCTATTAAAATATAGCCCCTattcaaaaaactttatattataagaaataaaatattaaatcaaaattcAGACTTATTTATAATGTATTGAATTTATAACactccatattttttttttagttaaaaaatatattgtgaAAAAATAGGAAGAAATACTAATCGGAAAAGGTCTTGTTATTGGAGTCACACACTTTACCCAATTAATTTGATAAGATTCAAGATATTAATatgcttttttatatttttaacatatatttttttggaATTTACATTATTTGTAAATTTCGAGAATTTTGAGAATTTTGAGAATTACTACGAGCTGTATGGTCGAAATTAGACATAAAATTTTAACATTCAAAATTGCATAcgaattttgttttgttaataatTTAAGAGagaactttatttttatgtttactTATCAAAAACCCTTAGCAATTTAAAGGGAACCCAatctttttcttgtgttttacaCTTCCTTAttacttttaaaaacttttcGTAATGTTTCAATTCTGCTTTTGTGGACACCAGAAGCACTCGAGTTTTACctttatgaattaaaaaattcATAAAGGTATTCTAATACATGGTTATGTTTTCGTAGTCATGAGAGCCATCCGTATTAATTATCGAACCCATGTTATGATATTGAGGAACAATTGTTTCTAATGTCGCCTGATCTCTGATGGAAGTTTGAAAAATGGAAATCTCTCCAATTCTCAACGACTCTATcagaatatatatattctgATATAAATGCAATTAAGATAATCTTGAGTTTGCGAAAACCTTCAAACGTGAAATTTCAGCGAGCgtgaaaaatataaatcataaaaaataatatatttatttttcaattagtTATTTTATATCCATATTGAACTATTTTATAACGGTGTGGAAAAAATCTACGATGATCaactcattttaattcattttaactCATTTTAACGTTGAAATGGCTTTAAGGAACTATAAATCATAATATTTCTGATagttatacatatattttaagtttttaaggTTTTTATCAGTTGATATGATGTTTGGATTACACATCTGATGACAAATCTCTTGTTCACTGTTACTTTTCATATCTTTAAATTTATCATCAATGTCATTGATCAAATGAGAATAAAATTCGACGTCAAATCTATATCATTCATGGCACGAGTGTAAGCATTCCAAGACTCAGTGGGATACTTTGTagaattcaattttttttcaaaatagtttttaaatcgatttttttccatttttcggCGACTATTTTTAATTATagaaattcttttttaaaaaattttcctttttttaaaacaataaaatgaaaacatttaattaatagTCTAAAGCCAACATCATAGAATTTAGGAATACTCTTTCTTTTGAATCTTTCGTCAAGTATAAAAAGtagatagatttttttaaaa is drawn from Pempheris klunzingeri isolate RE-2024b unplaced genomic scaffold, fPemKlu1.hap1 Scaffold_787, whole genome shotgun sequence and contains these coding sequences:
- the LOC139225519 gene encoding nucleolysin TIAR-like; amino-acid sequence: MAYGGPIYSGSLTSDMGQPGCTLYIGNIHRSVDESVLLTILHQFFPGHVIQCKIFPDVNNSNDLYCFMTFTDVNVATSALSILNGRDVMGKKLKVNWASGNANQAKLPQITGTTHSIYIGDLPHECDDNMLAQAFRPFGDVLSSRVVRDPETGLSKGFGFIVYRHQYEAEDAIQKMHGGTISSKTVKVSWATRSKATASVPQLNYNDVYQQSSSSNTTLYAGNLPEGMTEQFLISFFEPYGAVIETKIFPDKHFAFVKMDSHEAAATSIVKCNGQPVDGCVMKVWWSRENPTLPTSMGSTLSNISSNIHQSNPSYIGSNMQNAYNMQPNTNTTAAPPVQSYYNYYSSALASNPHLQQQYSAYAAQYYSMYNANATAAAYGSYPYAICNNLLLIINKLIQLLLLLLLLIM